Within Vannielia litorea, the genomic segment GCGCTGCGGCGTCCGCCCGGTATGATCTTGAAATCCGTGGTCACGTCGCCCCCGTTCAGGCGGCCTTCCTCGCGCCGGACTTCTGCCTGCTCTTCTCGGTTTTGCCCGTGGCGCCGTGCTCGTACTCCTCGAGGAAGTTCAGCACCTGCTCGCGGTAGAGGTAGTAGTCGGGGTGCTCCAGCAGGGCCTTGCGGCTGCGCGGGCGGGGCAGGTCGACATCGACGATGCGGCCGATGGTGGCCTGCGGGCCGTTGGTCATCATCACCACGCGGTCGGCCAGCAGGATCGCCTCGTCGACGTCATGGGTGACGCAGATCGCGGTGACCTTGGTGCGCTGCCAGACTTCCATCAGCACCTCCTGCAGCTCCCAGCGGGTGAGGCTGTCGAGCATGCCGAAGGGCTCGTCGAGCAACAGCAGCTTGGGCGAGAGCGAGAAGGCGCGGGCGATGCCGACGCGCTGCTTCATGCCGTTGGACATCTCGCTGGCGGGCTTGTCCATCGCGCTGCCGAGGCCGACGCGTTCGAGGTAGTAGTCGACCACGTCGGCGCGCTCGGCCTGGCTGGCCCTGTTATAGACCTTGTCGACCCCGATGGCGCAGTTTTCCCGCGCGGTGAGCCAGGGAAAGAGCGAGGGCGCCTGAAACACCACGGCGCGCTCGGGGTCGGCGCCGCGCACGTGGAAGCCGTCGAGCTTGATCGCGCCTTTCGAGATGTCGTTCAGCCCCGCGACCATGGTGAGCACGGTCGACTTGCCGCAGCCGGAGTGGCCGATCAGCGAGATGAACTCGCCCTTGTTCATCTTGAGATTGAAGTCTTCCACCACGGTCAGCGGCCCCTTGGGGGTGGGGTAGATCTTGTGGAGCCCGTCGAACTGGAGGAAGTTCAGATCCTTCATCCCCTCCTGCGCGTCGGCCTGGGCCTTGGGCAGGTTGTGGATCGGCTGGATGTCGGGCAGCACCCGGCCGGTCTCGGCCTGGGCGGCGATGCCGGCATCCATCAGGTAGGTCGTCACCTGTGCCCGCAGAGCCTTGAAGCCCTCGTGGTGGTTCATCTCGCCGCGCTCGCGGGGGCGCGGAATGTCGACCCGGAACTCCTCGCCCAGGGTGCCGTCGGGGTTGAGCGCGATGATCCGGTCGGCCAGCACGATGGCCTCGTCCACGTCGTTGGTGATGAGCACGCAGGTCTTGCGGTCGGTGCTCCAGATGCCCTCGATCTCGTCGGCGAGGTTGGCGCGGGTGAGCGCGTCGAGCGCGGAGAGCGGCTCGTCGAGCAGCAGCACCTCGGGGTTCATAGCGAGCGCCCGGGCCACGTTGACCCGCTGGCGCATCCCGCCGGACAGCTCGGCCGGGCGGCGAGTGGCGGCGTGGGAAAGGCCCACCATCTGCACGTAATGGGCGACCTTGGCCTCCTTCTCGGCCCTGGGCAGACCGGGAAACACGGTATCGACCGCCAGCCCGACGTTGCCGGCCACGGTGAGCCAGGGCATCAGCGCGTAGGACTGGAAGATCACGCCGCGCTCCGGGCCGGGGCCGGTGACCGGCCGGCCCTTGAAGGTGACGGCGCCGGAGGAGGGCTTTTGCAGGCCCGCCATGAGGTTGATCAGGGTCGTCTTGCCGGTGCCGGAGAAGCCCAGCAGCACCAGAAACTCGCCTTCGGCCACGTCGAGGGTGATGTCTTTCAGGACTTCGGTGCGGTGGATGCCTTCACCGAAGCCGACGGAAACATTGTCGAAATTCAGGATACCCATCTCGGTCACCGCTGGTTGGAGAAGGTGAAGAGCGACTGGAGGGCATACATCACCCGGTCCAGCAGGAAGCCGATGATCCCGATGGTCAGCACGGCGACCATGATGCGGGCCAGCGAGGAGGAGGAGCCGTTCTGGAACTCGTCCCAGACGAACTTTCCCAGGCCGGGGTTCTGCGCCAGCATCTCGGCGGCGATCAGCACCATCCAGCCCACGCCCAGCGAGAGCCGCAGGCCGGTGAAGATGAGCGGCAGGGCAGAGGGCAGGACCAGCTTGGTGATTTTGGTCCAGGTGTTCATCTTCAGCACCTTGGAGACGTTCACCAGGTCCTTGTCGATGGAGGCCACGCCGAGCGCGGTGTTGATCAGCGTCGGCCAGAGCGAGCAGAGGGTCACGGTGATGGCGGAGATGGTGAAGCTCTTGGGAAACAGCCCCTCGCCGGTGGAGGTGGCGGAAACCACCATGGTGACGATCGGCAGCCAGGCCAGCGGCGAGACCGGCTTGAAGATCTGGATCAGCGGGTTGATGGCGGCATTGGCGTAGGGCGAGAGGCCCGCGAGGATGCCGAGAGGGATCGCCACGGCGGAGCCGATGAGGAAGCCGAAGAACACCGTCTTGATCGAGGTCCAGATCTGCTCGTAGAAGCTGGGCGCGCCGGTGTAGGCCACCGATTTTACCTCGTCGGCGCGGCCCTCGGCGATGAGCTTGTCGTTGCGCTTGGCCACCATCTCCTCGAACTTCGCCTTCTTGGCGGATTTGGCGACGGCATCCTCGTGGAGGTTGACCGCCTCGCCCCAGACCTGCACCGGGCCGGGCACGGCGCCGAGCGAGGTTTGCACGCGGGGCGCCAGGGTGCCCCAGAGCAGCAGGAAGGCGGCGATGGCCAGCAGCGGAACGCCGAGAAGGCGCCAGATCTCCTTGCCCTGGGCGCGCGGGTTGTCGCCTGCGGCGGCCTTCAGGACCGGGGTGATCCAGGCCAGGCCAAGGACGGAAAACCACTTGTCGGCCTTGTTGATGCGGGTGAAGAGGCGCGCTTTCCGGGCTTCCTTGGCGGCGGCGGCGTCGGTCAGCGATTGAGGGTCTATGGCGGTCATTCGAGCTCTCTCGGATTGGGGCTTTGGTGCTGAGGCCACGCCGTTGCGGCCGGGGGGGTTGGCTGCGCGACCCCGAGGGGGGAGCGCGCGGGTGTCTCGGGATGGCGGGTGGGGCGTTGCGCGGCAGCGCGCGCGTCACCCAGCCATCCGGGGCGTCAGCCCTGC encodes:
- a CDS encoding ABC transporter ATP-binding protein, translated to MGILNFDNVSVGFGEGIHRTEVLKDITLDVAEGEFLVLLGFSGTGKTTLINLMAGLQKPSSGAVTFKGRPVTGPGPERGVIFQSYALMPWLTVAGNVGLAVDTVFPGLPRAEKEAKVAHYVQMVGLSHAATRRPAELSGGMRQRVNVARALAMNPEVLLLDEPLSALDALTRANLADEIEGIWSTDRKTCVLITNDVDEAIVLADRIIALNPDGTLGEEFRVDIPRPRERGEMNHHEGFKALRAQVTTYLMDAGIAAQAETGRVLPDIQPIHNLPKAQADAQEGMKDLNFLQFDGLHKIYPTPKGPLTVVEDFNLKMNKGEFISLIGHSGCGKSTVLTMVAGLNDISKGAIKLDGFHVRGADPERAVVFQAPSLFPWLTARENCAIGVDKVYNRASQAERADVVDYYLERVGLGSAMDKPASEMSNGMKQRVGIARAFSLSPKLLLLDEPFGMLDSLTRWELQEVLMEVWQRTKVTAICVTHDVDEAILLADRVVMMTNGPQATIGRIVDVDLPRPRSRKALLEHPDYYLYREQVLNFLEEYEHGATGKTEKSRQKSGARKAA
- a CDS encoding ABC transporter permease, encoding MTAIDPQSLTDAAAAKEARKARLFTRINKADKWFSVLGLAWITPVLKAAAGDNPRAQGKEIWRLLGVPLLAIAAFLLLWGTLAPRVQTSLGAVPGPVQVWGEAVNLHEDAVAKSAKKAKFEEMVAKRNDKLIAEGRADEVKSVAYTGAPSFYEQIWTSIKTVFFGFLIGSAVAIPLGILAGLSPYANAAINPLIQIFKPVSPLAWLPIVTMVVSATSTGEGLFPKSFTISAITVTLCSLWPTLINTALGVASIDKDLVNVSKVLKMNTWTKITKLVLPSALPLIFTGLRLSLGVGWMVLIAAEMLAQNPGLGKFVWDEFQNGSSSSLARIMVAVLTIGIIGFLLDRVMYALQSLFTFSNQR